In a genomic window of Mastacembelus armatus chromosome 3, fMasArm1.2, whole genome shotgun sequence:
- the LOC113138083 gene encoding guanylyl cyclase-activating protein 2-like, which translates to MGQTQQTENNEEMDVKALQDMYKKFVMECPSGLLFLHEFKRFFGVDATGEASDYAENMFRAFDKNGDNTIDFLEFVATLNLVFRGDLEHKLRWSFKVYDKDSNGYVDKNELRSIIDSIYRVKRGTDTDTSDSQFALDEVVNRILQAVDSDGDGQISMEEFIRGAQQDQWLLSLFKLGMNPAGWVLAQRRRSAHF; encoded by the exons ATGGGGCAGACACAACAAACAGAGAACAATGAGGAGATGGACGTCAAAGCTCTGCAGGATATGTATAAAAAGTTTGTCATGGAGTGCCCGAGTGGACTACTGTTTCTGCATGAGTTCAAGCGTTTCTTTGGTGTGGATGCAACGGGAGAGGCGTCCGATTatgcagaaaacatgtttcgAGCTTTTGACAAAAATGgg GACAATACAATTGATTTCCTAGAGTTTGTGGCAACGCTGAATCTTGTTTTCCGTGGAGATTTGGAGCACAAACTCAGATGGTCATTCAAGGTGTACGACAAAGACAGTAACGGCTACGTGGACAAGAATGAACTGCGGTCAATTATTGAT AGCATCTATCGGGTGAAGAgaggcacagacacagacacgaGTGATTCCCAGTTTGCGCTGGATGAGGTTGTGAATCGTATCTTACAGGCTGTCGACAGTGATGGAGATG GTCAAATTAGCATGGAAGAGTTCATCAGGGGGGCACAGCAGGACCAGTGGTTGCTCAGCTTGTTTAAGTTGGGCATGAATCCCGCTGGATGGGTGCTGGCgcagagaagaagaagtgcACATTTCTGA